In Marinifilum sp. JC120, the sequence CAAAAGTTGGTACGAGAAAAACAACCCATATCAGCGCGGACAAAAGGTTCTCGTTGAGGTTGATGTTAAAGGGATTCCGCTCCCTGTCAGCTCAGAAAGCTGGCGCATCGAATGGCTGGAAACCGTGCGCAACCACTCAGGTGTTGCCCAGTCCAGCACTCATTACGAAGCGACTGTAAAAGTCCGCATCTCTCCCCCAGAAACTGAAAGCCAGATTCTCAGGAATCCGCTTGGCATTTATGTCACGGAATTATCCTGGGCAAAACTTCTTGAACAATAGGAGCCGAAATGAAGCATCTCATTTTAACGTTATTCCTTGTTCTCATCGCCTGTTCCGGCTGGGCTGTGCCTAATTCGCAGCAAGCCGCACAGCAAGATCCTAATCAGGGATTGATGAACAAGGTATTTGCACAGCATTCACCGCCTAAAACCGGAAAAAATGTAGCCAAAACAGCTAAAAATCCGTCTTATTCGACCGCTGTGATGGCGCAGCCGGATTACATCTCTAAAACAAACGTTCGTCTTAATAGCAAAGAATGGAAAGCTCTGAAGCTCTCCAAAGAATGGATCAACCGCAAAATCAACCCGATCCTGCTGGAAAACGGCAAGGTCGTTTATATCTTCGGGGCTACCCTGCCGACCATAATTTGTTGCCCATTCATGGCATCAGATTTGGAGCTTCAGCCCGGTGAAAACGTCAATGACGTAATCATCGGTGATACGGCGCGCTGGATAGTAGTCGTCGGTCAGTCCGGCACACCGGGCCGAGAATCAACCCACATCATTATCAAACCCCTTGATGCCGGACTTGTAACCACTGCCGTCATCACTACTGACCGCAGGGTTTATCACCTGAAGCTTGTCTCCAGAATTAAGGATTACAATCCATACGTTTCTTTCATCTACCCGGAAGATCAGCAGAAAATCCTCAAGGCCAGCTTGAAGCGCAAAAAGAAAAAAGACATCTGGGACACCACCCAGATTGAAGGCAAGACCGTGGACCTTTCCACCTTAGACTTCAGCTACACCATCAGCGGTGATGATGCGAGTTGGAAGCCCATGCGCGTCTACAATGATGGAATCCGCACTTTCATTCAACTTCCAAGGACTTCCACCCAAACCGAGATCCCGGTGCTGCTGGTGGAGAAGGCCGGACAAGAAGCAATCGTCAATTACCGGGTCAAAGGCAACGCCATGATCGTTGATGAGATCTTTGAAAAAGCAATCCTCGTGGCCGGAACCGGAATGGATCAGGCCAAGGTTGAAATCACACGAATTGAGGTGACCAAATGATTTACACAACAAAAGACTATGAACGGTTAAGGGCAGGATATTGGCAAATCATTCCTATCGACAACCTCTTGTTCCCGGCTGAGTGTGTAGAGAATACTCTATTAGACGCTTTTCTAGATCATTTAATGAAACTTGATCATAGATCTGGTGCGGCAATTTTAAAGCAGCTTCCAGCATTACGTATGCATCAAGAGCTAAAGGCTGCCGATCTTCGTACAATTAAAAAAGCCAAGGCTTCATCTGAAAAATATCAGCAAGTAAACTCAAGTTTATTATGCGATTTAAAAGAGTTTTTCCTTGAAAATTCTATTACAGGCTATTTTGTTGAGTTTTGCATCGACATAGACCTTCCTTTTTCATTGGACGAAAACCGGACATGGGATGGAGAGTGGTTCTATTTCCCTGAATTTAATCTAGAAAAGATAGAACAGAATCTTAATAATTGGGCTGAAGCAAAAAGAAGAGAATGGCTCAGAAGATACACTCGCTCCGGACTATTTTCCATACTACATGCACCAAGCCTACTTACGGTTTCTGATTATGCAGTTACTGAATCCAGCTTTATCTCAGC encodes:
- the trbG gene encoding P-type conjugative transfer protein TrbG, with the translated sequence MKHLILTLFLVLIACSGWAVPNSQQAAQQDPNQGLMNKVFAQHSPPKTGKNVAKTAKNPSYSTAVMAQPDYISKTNVRLNSKEWKALKLSKEWINRKINPILLENGKVVYIFGATLPTIICCPFMASDLELQPGENVNDVIIGDTARWIVVVGQSGTPGRESTHIIIKPLDAGLVTTAVITTDRRVYHLKLVSRIKDYNPYVSFIYPEDQQKILKASLKRKKKKDIWDTTQIEGKTVDLSTLDFSYTISGDDASWKPMRVYNDGIRTFIQLPRTSTQTEIPVLLVEKAGQEAIVNYRVKGNAMIVDEIFEKAILVAGTGMDQAKVEITRIEVTK